The following coding sequences lie in one Chionomys nivalis chromosome 8, mChiNiv1.1, whole genome shotgun sequence genomic window:
- the LOC130880525 gene encoding olfactory receptor 51E2, translating to MSSCNFTHATFVLIGIPGLEGAHFWFGFPLLSMYAVALFGNCIVVFIVRTERSLHAPMYLFLCMLAAIDLALSTSTMPKILALFWFDSREITFDACLAQMFFIHALSAVESTILLAMAFDRYVAICHPLRHAAVLNNTVTVQIGMVALVRGSLFFFPLPLLIKRLAFCHSNVLSHSYCVHQDVMKLAYTDTLPNVVYGLTAILLVMGVDVMFISLSYFLIIRTVLQLPSKSERAKAFGTCVSHIGVVLAFYVPLIGLSVVHRFGNSLDPIVHVLMGDVYLLLPPVINPIIYGAKTKQIRTRVLAMFKISCDKDIEAGGNT from the coding sequence ATGAGCTCCTGCAACTTCACACATGCCACCTTCGTGCTAATCGGAATCCCAGGACTGGAGGGAGCTCACTTTTGGTTTGGCTTCCCCCTGCTTTCCATGTATGCCGTGGCACTGTTTGGAAACTGCATCGTGGTGTTCATCGTGAGGACGGAGCGGAGTCTGCATGCGCCCATGTACCTTTTTCTCTGCATGCTGGCCGCTATCGATCTGGCTCTGTCCACATCCACCATGCCCAAGATCCTCGCCCTCTTTTGGTTTGACTCCCGGGAGATTACTTTTGATGCCTGTCTTGCCCAGATGTTCTTCATTCATGCTCTCTCGGCAGTTGAATCTACCATTCTGCTGGCCATGGCCtttgaccgctatgtggccatctgccacCCACTGCGTCATGCTGCTGTGCTCAACAATACAGTGACAGTTCAAATCGGCATGGTGGCGCTGGTCCGGGGATCCCTATTCTTCTTCCCGCTCCCGCTGCTGATCAAGCGGCTGGCCTTCTGTCACTCCAATGTGCTCTCCCATTCCTATTGTGTCCATCAGGACGTGATGAAGTTGGCCTATACAGACACACTGCCCAATGTAGTCTATGGTCTAACTGCCATTCTGCTCGTCATGGGTGTAGACGTCATGTTCATCTCCTTGTCTTACTTTCTGATTATACGAACAGTTCTGCAACTGCCTTCCAAGTCCGAGCGAGCTAAGGCATTTGGGACCTGTGTATCACACATTGGTGTGGTTCTGGCTTTCTATGTACCACTCATTGGCCTATCAGTGGTACACCGTTTTGGAAACAGCCTAGACCCCATTGTGCATGTTCTCATGGGGGATGTctacctgctgctgcctcctgtgATTAATCCCATCATCTACGGTGCTAAGACCAAGCAGATCAGAACTCGAGTGCTGGCTATGTTTAAGATCAGCTGTGACAAGGACATTGAAGCTGGAGGAAACACGTGA